The Desulfonatronovibrio magnus sequence GCTCAGGGATGAACTGCTGAGAAAACTTAAGGAGTGCCCTGTGCACTCCCTGAAAGAGGCTGAGTAGATTTATGAGATTGCGAAAAAGACGGGAGAGGATGGAACTTGAATCCGCCCAGATAGATATGACTTCCATGATGGACGTGGTGTTTATCATGCTCATATTTTTTATTGTGACCACATCTTTTGTAAAAGAAGCGGGCATTGAGATAAACAGACCTGCAGCATCCACAGCCCAGCGCCAGGAACTGGCCAATATTATGATAGCAGTGTCTGATGCCGGAGCCATCTGGATAGACGGGCGTCAGGTTGATATCCGGGCGGTCCGGGCCAATGTTGAAAGACTCAGGGCTGAAAATCCCGAGGGATCAGTTGTGATTCAGGCTGACGAGGCCTCCCGGACAGGGATTCTTATCCAGGTCATGGACCAGGTCCGTCAGGCCGGGGTGCAGAACGTGGCTGTGGCAGCCAGTCGGCCTTGAGTTATGTCTAAAGGAAAATAGTTATGTATTCCCTGTCTTCTAAAGCAGCTGCAAGACACGCAATATCCATGACCATGGGGATAGGAGTTGCTGTGGGGCTTTTTCTGCTTATGCAGGGCCTGATTTCCCAGCGTGATGTCAGTCTTTACCTGGACAGATCTGCACCTATCCCTGAATTCATTCGGCTTGATGCTCCTGATGAAGTAATCAGGGAGCGCCAGAGAAATGAACCTGAGCCTCTGGAAGAGCCGGAGCCTGTTCCGCCTATGGAGGCCACCCCCATACCACAGGAGCCAAAACCTCCTGCCTTGAGCATTGATCCCCTGATTCCGAATATTCGACCGGATCTAAGCATGGCTGACCTGCCTGTGGCGGCGGCTCCCATGGCTCAAGGTCCTGAAGCAGCCCAGGGCCCCGTACGTTACACAAGATCCCTGACTCCGGTCAGCCAGGTCCCGCCCCGCTATCCCAGGCGGGCCCAGTTAGCAGGTATATCCGGATGGGTCAGGCTGGAGTTCATCGTAGATGTTGATGGATCAGTCAAGGATGTACAGGTCCTGGAAGCCTCTCCAAGGCGCGGTGTTTTTGATCAGGAAGCTGTCCGGGCCTTAAGCAGGTGGAGATTTCACCCTCAGACCAGAGAGGGGGAGCCGGTCCCGGCTCTGGCCACCATTACCATTACCTTCAGACTGGAGAACTAAAATCCCGTTAGACATCGCATAAACATAGTGCAGGAGAAAAAATATGAGTACCTTCCAAAAGTCCACCAGCAAACTCGGTAAATCAGGGCACTTGTTTTTGTCTGTTGTTCTTGGTTTGTTTGCACTCTTTTGCTGGCAGTCTGCAGCCCAGGCCAGGGATGAGCAAGCCACAATACCTCAGGCAGCATTC is a genomic window containing:
- a CDS encoding energy transducer TonB; this translates as MYSLSSKAAARHAISMTMGIGVAVGLFLLMQGLISQRDVSLYLDRSAPIPEFIRLDAPDEVIRERQRNEPEPLEEPEPVPPMEATPIPQEPKPPALSIDPLIPNIRPDLSMADLPVAAAPMAQGPEAAQGPVRYTRSLTPVSQVPPRYPRRAQLAGISGWVRLEFIVDVDGSVKDVQVLEASPRRGVFDQEAVRALSRWRFHPQTREGEPVPALATITITFRLEN
- a CDS encoding ExbD/TolR family protein, with the protein product MRLRKRRERMELESAQIDMTSMMDVVFIMLIFFIVTTSFVKEAGIEINRPAASTAQRQELANIMIAVSDAGAIWIDGRQVDIRAVRANVERLRAENPEGSVVIQADEASRTGILIQVMDQVRQAGVQNVAVAASRP